The Aminivibrio sp. genomic sequence TCCCGGACATATCTGTTGTCCGAAACGTCCAGTTCCTTCTCCGCGCTCTTTTTCATGATGTTCAACGCGAAGCCGAAGTTCTGCGCGGCGCTGATGTGCTGATTGGGCTTCGCCCCCTTGGGGATGCTCCCTGTTCTGACGATGCCGTTGACGACCTTGACGCCTTCTTCTTTCCGGAAGACATAGGGCGGTTCGAACTTTATGTCCCGCGACTCGTAGGCGGCCGTGAGCGCGCGGTCGAGCAGCGGCGTCAGAATCGCCGCCAGATCCCCGGCCACGCGGAATTCCATCCGTGTGTTGTTCAGCGCGTCCACGCGACCCCGTGCGTAGCTGTTGTCCACGATCTTCACGATCCTGGCGAGGTCGGACTGAAGCGTGTTGGACACCCAGTTGATTACGGCGATGGCGTCTTCGGTTTCCTTCCCCTGCCAGTCGGCGACGAGTTTGCGGTATGCGGCGAAGTCGATGAGGCGGTCGCGCTCCTCCTGCGTCTGTTCCGAGGGAGTCCACAGAAGGACGCGGGGATCCTTGCGGCGCTCGATCAGCTTGAGAACCGACGCCTCGGGAACGTGCCGGATACCTACATAAACAGCGAAATCAAGATCGGACTGGTCGGTTTCGACCGGCGGAAGCGGCTGGCTTTCCGCTGCCATTCTCCCGAAGTCGCGCATACCCACACGGCCGGCGATCTGACGCCCCTGCCAGACCGCCTCCAGTTCCCGGTCTTGCGAATGGAAGGCGCCCTTGTCGTCAGGGTGCGCGGCAATTCCGCGGAAAATCGACCGGACGCCGCCGGAGAGGTCGATGGTCATCTGGCGCGTGCGCACCGGCCACTCGTCCAGCGCCAGAAGATGCTCCCACGCCTCCTTCTGCATCGCCTCGTTGGACTCCGCCGCGTCCCGCGCCTTCTGGAACTCGTCCCTCGGATCGATGCCCGTGAAGACCGGATCAAAGCGGTAGCGGGGGCGCTTCTCTTCGTCGAACGTCTGGACGATCTGGCGCAGCTCTATCTTCAGATTTTCGGCGATGTTCTCGTAGTGCTGGTTGTTCTCGTCCGGATTCGCATCGGCCTCGCGCTCGATGAGGACGGAGTTGGCTATATCCTCCGGCGTGATTCCCTGCTGGCGCGTCCGCGCGATATGGTAGAGGAAGAGCGTCTGAACGACTTTGAGCCCCTTGTCGCGGTGCACCTTCAGGTGTCCCTTGGTAAGGCCGTCGATCTGGCGCTTGCAGGATTCGTACGCCCGGTAGTCCGTCTCGCGCTTCGTCTTGATGGCGACGAGCCCGGAGTGCACGCCGCTCGGGTCTTCCTCGTACCGTACCGCTTCGTCGAACAGCTCCCACAGCCGGATCAGCTCGCGCCCTTTGCTCCTGATCTGCTGTTTCAGCGTCTGGTGCATGAAGTGGATCGCCGAGCGCGTCGTGGTCAGCTCGTACGTGATGGCACGCAACACCTCCACGGCGGGTTTGTGAAAAGGGAAGAAGTGCCGGAACTCCGCCTCGCCGATGCTGTTCGGCCAGGTGAATCCCCGCTTGTAATGGAGATAGTAGTTGCCGATGGCCGCAGGATCCTTGATCTTCCGCACCCGCGCGAGGACGATGTCGTAGTAGTCCTTGTCCTCCTCCAGCAGCTTGACCAGCTTCAGGCGGTCGTCGGCGATGATGTTCTTGACCCCCATCTTGCTTTCGATGGCCTGCTGGGCGGCGCAGACGGTCCATACCGGCAGGTTCTGAATCTTCGCCAGCCTGTTCGAGAGGACGACGAGGGTTTTCTCGTCGTCGGCACGCTGCTCCTCGTCCCGGTTCTTCATGAAGAGGGAGACCTCGTCCAGCACCAGCAGTATGCCGCTGTAGCCTTCGGCGAGGATCGTCTCCGCCATGTGCCCCAGAATCTCCTCGGTCTCCGCGGCGATCTGCGGCTGGACCTTCAGATACTCGGTATAGAAACGCCAGAGCTTGTTGCCGCAGCTCCGCTTGTACTCGGGCGTCCTGTTCTGCTGGATGGTGGCGAGAAAGTCGTCGATCTCCTCGAACTCGTCCTCGTCGAAGAACTTCGGGTCGCGCAGGAACCTGGCCAGATCCTTCCGGTAGCGCTCCATATCCTCCGTGATGAAGCGGTCGGCGAGCAGCTCCACCGGATACAGGGAGATGTTCTTCCCCAGCTCGGCAAGCAGCTGCTCCTTGACGGCGTCGAGGATGTACTCGGAGAGCCTTCGCCCCTTGTCGGCCAGCCCCACCGTCCCGCTGCCGGCGCCGACGAGCGTCTTGACGACCACGAAGACGCCCTTGCTCCCCTTGCCGCTCTTGGCCTCGATCCCCTCCTCCCAGAAGCGGTAGAGCGATTCCCGTTTGCCTTTTCCGGAGGCCTCCTCTTTTCTTTTGACGATCTCCCAGGCTTCCTTGCGTCCGAGCGCCAGCGAGGCAAGGCAGCATAGCAGGTGCGACTTGCCGGAGCCGAACTCCGCCTGGATCCAGTACCCCTGGCCTATCGGGTTTTCCTTCCGCTCCCGCTTCCAGGGCGCGGCCATGCCGCGCAGGATGTCGGTGAGGAAGGGGCGCACAGGATCGATCTGAAACTCCTCGACGGTCTGCAGCTCCGGTATCCGCGCTCTTCGGCTTTCCGCCGAGTTCGAGTCGGCCCAGACGTGTTTTTCCAGCGAGTAGACGGAGATGATTCTGTCCGGGACCGTGCAGATCTCCGCAAGCGGCTGTCTTTGAGTGAAAAGATCTCCTTGCATGGCTTACTCCTCCGTTTTCCTTCCGCGGCGCTTCGGCTCGCTTGCCTCGCGCGCCAGCATCCTCGCGCACACCTGATAGTCCTCCTCGACGTTGACCATGGTCTCCTCGGAGAGCGCGTCGGGGTTCAGCCCGCCCTTCTCGAACAGCAGCTTCCCCTGCTCGTAGAGCCCGGCCCGCTTGCAGTGGCGTATCCACTCCGCGAGCGTCGCGTCGTTCGGGCGCTCCTGTTCAGGGATGACGGCCCCCTGAGCGAGCTGGGCGAGATAGCGCTTCACCCGCCTTCCCAGCCCTCTGGCGCGTGCGTCGCGCTTGGCCCGTTCCTCCTCTTCGGAGGCCGGAAGGCGCCACGTTCCCTTTTCGGTCGTGTAGAAGTAGTCAGGCAGGAGATCGGTCAATTGGCGGCGAGGCTTGTCCGTCACCGCGTAGATGTAGAACTCGAAGAGATTGCTGTAGTGCACGCCCTCGTCGCCGGGGTTTTTCCCGAGAAAGTCCTTGAGGAACGCGCCGATCTTTTCGGCCGCCGCTTCCTCGCGTGCGTTTTCCGCGTCGTCGTGAAGAACCAGTTCGGTCTCCTTCAGGTACCAGCGGCCGATCTCGTGCGTGCCGAAGAGGTTCGGTTCCTCCGGCTCGAAGAGGGTTTTCATCACGGGGGTCTTCACCTCTTCCGCCGCGCTCCGGAGCAGTTCGTCGAAGTCGTGCGCCTCCATCTGCCCCTTGCGAACCATCCGGCTCACGACCTCGTCGTAGATCCGGTCCTTGGTGCTGCCGGGGTGCGCGCCGAGATAGTCGCGGACGATCCGGCGGACCTTCTCGCCGAAGGTCGTCTTGTCCTCGTCCCCGGTGAGGAGGATGGCCTCCGCTGCTTCGCCGGGCTTGGGCTTGCGGAAGTTGATGACGAGGTCGCGTTTGTTTACTTTATCAGCGTTAAGCTGATTGTACGACTTCTGCAAGGTGTCGATGTAGAGCGCGGAGTCTGTTTTTTCGACAACGAACCCTGCTTCCGCCATGATGTCCTGCACCAAAGTCCACGTCCCCTCCGATGTGTCGTGGTAGCACAGCGAAATGCACCGTCCGGGTTTGAGCACGCGGTAGCACTCTCCCATTGCCTGACGCATCATTCCGGCCCAGTCTTCCTCGGTCTTGCCCCGCACTTCGTTGACGATGATCTCCTCGTCGTGCCAGTGCGTATCGAAGCCGAGCCACGCCTCCCAGATGAAGTTGAGTTCGCCGTATTGGATTTTGTCGGCATAGGGGGGATCGGTGAAGATGTAGTCAATTGAATTTGATACAATCCCCGACTGTTTTGATGCATCTTGTGTTGATACTATAATCTTAGTATAGCTGCTAGAGTCATTTCGAATTTTTTGATAACCTCTGGCAAGGTTGGTTATTTTACCTGCATACCATGGAAGAACGGCATATTCCCGTCCAGTCTGTGGTATGTAATATGTGCCTTTAAAAAGATTGTTTGGGAACCGGGGATCAGTTGAGTATCCCTGCATCTTGCTGAGGTTCACAAGAATGGCTTCAAAACCAAAAAACAATTCATCGGAATGCTTGATTTTACGACCAATAGTATTCCGTATCGCCGCCAGCGCCCACAGATTGCGCTTGGTGAAGAGTTCATCCACAGTTCGAAAATTGCTGGTTCCCGCACGCCATTTAACGCCCCAACACTCCTGCTCTTTGGGCGCGTGCATCATCCGGTCTTTCGGATACCAGTACGGAATCTCACTCTCCTCGATCTCCCGGATCTTCCCGAGGTCGTACTTCTCGAAGTACTCCCGCTTCTTCTCGTCCGGGTCGTTATGCCGCCGCTCGCCCCGCTTCGGTGTGCAGCCGTTCTCGCAGAGGTAGCTCACCATCACGGGGATCGCGCCGAACTTCTCCGTGCGCGTGCTGATCTCCTCCGTGATGCCCCGCTGAAAGCAGTGCGGGCAGGCGCTGATCTTCTTCGGTTTCCCCTTTGCGGTCTCCCCTTCGACCTCGACGCAGTCGAAGAGCGGAACTTTCTCGAAGCAGCGGGGGCAGCGGAAGACCTGGGAGTACACCGTGTACGCCGTCGTCGCCTTGCCGCCGCACCGGTCGCATCGCGTCTCGTACAGCCAGTCTATCTCCGGCTTGACCGTGCGCTCCAGCTCCTCGAAGGCGTGCTGCAGCTCGTCGGTGTCCACCGGCGTGCAGTAGTTCTTGGTGATGAAGGTCGCCGCGGGGGAGCGGTCGATGGCGATGGCCTTCCGCTCCTCCATCAGCGCAGCGAGCGCCGTGCCGCCGGAGCCGCAGAAGGGGTCGAGCACCAGGTCGCCCGGTTTGGTGTAGTGGCGGATGTACTGACGGATGGCGTCGTGCGGCTTCTTCGACCAGTAGGTGTGCATGTTGTAGATGGCCGTGGCCTTGGTGGTCTCTATGGCCTTGTCGAAGGGCGGCGCGTCGTAGTCGTCCGTCTCGGGATCGTAGGGGTTTTCCTGCAGATGCTGCTCCACGAAGGCCCGCAGGTTCGGGTTCGGTTGATCTCCTGAGTAGTACCCCTCCGGCATTTCGGGGATTGTTTCCTTGAAGAGGCTGCCGGACTGCGCTTCTTTTTTCTTCGCCATGGCTACTCTCTGACCTCCCAGAGGTGGTTGTCGGCTATCAGGTTCGTGGGCAGGGTGTAGTCTCCCCCGTTCGCTTCATGGAACATGACGACCCGTCCGCGCGACCTCCGGCCGGGGAGCAGCAGCAGAATCCGCTGCTCGTCCGCCGCCATGCTGCGCAGCAGGTTCAGTTCGATCTGGTAGGCGAAGAGCATCTCCAGATTGGAGAGGACCAGGATTCCTCCGCCGGCGAGGCGTTCGCGCAGAAACCGCTCGAACGCCCTTGCCACGTGGGCTGCCGTGGGTTCGGGGCGCTTCGCCTCGTTTTCGGCAAGCTCCCTGAACTCATCGTCCGGTATCGCGTCCAGGATGCCCCTGTTGACGTTGACGGGCCCGGGAAAAGGGATGCCGTCCGTGGTCCTGGCCTGTCGCAGTTTCGCCGCAAAAGCGCCGAGTGCGGCGTAGCCGCTCAGAACGCCGTACAGGTGCCTTCCTCCGGGGAGCGCGAGCTTTTGGCGGAGCGCTTCGATGATCTCGGTGCTCTTCATGACGTTTTTCCTCCGATGATCCGTTCGACCGCTTCCGCGAGCGTGTACCTCGTCGTGAACTGGCGGACGGCGTCGATCTCCGAGACCTTGCTGATCAGTCCGCTGTTCCGCAGGCCGTACAGTGCGTGCGGAAGGCGTTCCGGGTTCCAGAGCATGGCGCGGATCAGGCGGTTCTCTTCGAGCTTGCGGATGTCGTACATGCCGGGTTCCGGAAACTCGCTGTGGAGTACGAATGCGAAGGACGCCGCCGGAATCTCCCGGTAGGAGAAGGCGAGCTTCGTCCGGTCGGCCTTGGCGACACCGCCCGCCGCAAGGGCGTCCACGATGGCCTTGGTGCAGTCCGTGATGCTCTTGGACTCGGGAAACTGCTCCGTCAGGCGGTTCCGGATGTGCTCGCGGTGCAGGCGGCCCGTGCCAAGGTTGGGGATGAGCAGTTCCTCGACGATCTCCGCCTGGAGCGGTTCCGCGAGGAGAAAACGGTAGAAGCAGACCTCCCGCAGCTCGCGGGTATCCGGGAAGGCCTTGGCGAACAGGCGCAGGGGAGCGTCCGCGTACCCTTCCGGGAACATTCTTCCCGTGATGTAGTTGGTATATCGCTGCCTTGTTTGTTCGGCACTGAAAGGAAGAGAGCTTCTGAGAAAAGATCGTATCTCGTTCAGCGAATCGCTGTCAGGAAGGTCAGGCAGAATCTTGATAGTCTCCTTGAGCAATGATTTTCCGAATAAACCTGTGCGTGTTTTTCTTATGGGC encodes the following:
- a CDS encoding DUF6079 family protein translates to MQGDLFTQRQPLAEICTVPDRIISVYSLEKHVWADSNSAESRRARIPELQTVEEFQIDPVRPFLTDILRGMAAPWKRERKENPIGQGYWIQAEFGSGKSHLLCCLASLALGRKEAWEIVKRKEEASGKGKRESLYRFWEEGIEAKSGKGSKGVFVVVKTLVGAGSGTVGLADKGRRLSEYILDAVKEQLLAELGKNISLYPVELLADRFITEDMERYRKDLARFLRDPKFFDEDEFEEIDDFLATIQQNRTPEYKRSCGNKLWRFYTEYLKVQPQIAAETEEILGHMAETILAEGYSGILLVLDEVSLFMKNRDEEQRADDEKTLVVLSNRLAKIQNLPVWTVCAAQQAIESKMGVKNIIADDRLKLVKLLEEDKDYYDIVLARVRKIKDPAAIGNYYLHYKRGFTWPNSIGEAEFRHFFPFHKPAVEVLRAITYELTTTRSAIHFMHQTLKQQIRSKGRELIRLWELFDEAVRYEEDPSGVHSGLVAIKTKRETDYRAYESCKRQIDGLTKGHLKVHRDKGLKVVQTLFLYHIARTRQQGITPEDIANSVLIEREADANPDENNQHYENIAENLKIELRQIVQTFDEEKRPRYRFDPVFTGIDPRDEFQKARDAAESNEAMQKEAWEHLLALDEWPVRTRQMTIDLSGGVRSIFRGIAAHPDDKGAFHSQDRELEAVWQGRQIAGRVGMRDFGRMAAESQPLPPVETDQSDLDFAVYVGIRHVPEASVLKLIERRKDPRVLLWTPSEQTQEERDRLIDFAAYRKLVADWQGKETEDAIAVINWVSNTLQSDLARIVKIVDNSYARGRVDALNNTRMEFRVAGDLAAILTPLLDRALTAAYESRDIKFEPPYVFRKEEGVKVVNGIVRTGSIPKGAKPNQHISAAQNFGFALNIMKKSAEKELDVSDNRYVRDMRAFIDDKLADESQSMKMETLYKNFMGIGGPKDYGLTRRMVQIFLLCLVRDGSVRVGVGSKASLPFETLDYSNIAGVEFSAKVLDSLTEIRKVARPENWDVLRPYAEKLLGADIPDTRDDAAVSKYRAALRSLFNSEKEIAARTDVRARSLFDDLDSANPYATELEQAVSLFGAPVDGGDDIQLVLYALKEAMGYKAFDTNAASSAEVDDLANRLKNYHDIRAFLEYENELRAAREYCTAQIGEQQELSETRKAVEAVRVKLGNLKEFIDSDVRLKTELVGHPQAPAGEKGTIAAMIREYASVYVPMHESAVNAVEGSRRKIQDILGGADIEILHVLDGISALCPASTEKLAAHLQKLLDDVFECRSSSRISVVERLRSKPQHDCGLSFANAAAIAETAAEAARKAEKTLEDAWRRKMEVFLNPTVRQRLEQGKAEPVIAGLLACATADELRAYFLKAVRKTPEIAEMINRYLKRIVVKRVKIADFKPKAGTIEKDQIRSVAEEFRRFLESQFSGGEGDDDSLPMLQLE
- a CDS encoding DNA methyltransferase — encoded protein: MAKKKEAQSGSLFKETIPEMPEGYYSGDQPNPNLRAFVEQHLQENPYDPETDDYDAPPFDKAIETTKATAIYNMHTYWSKKPHDAIRQYIRHYTKPGDLVLDPFCGSGGTALAALMEERKAIAIDRSPAATFITKNYCTPVDTDELQHAFEELERTVKPEIDWLYETRCDRCGGKATTAYTVYSQVFRCPRCFEKVPLFDCVEVEGETAKGKPKKISACPHCFQRGITEEISTRTEKFGAIPVMVSYLCENGCTPKRGERRHNDPDEKKREYFEKYDLGKIREIEESEIPYWYPKDRMMHAPKEQECWGVKWRAGTSNFRTVDELFTKRNLWALAAIRNTIGRKIKHSDELFFGFEAILVNLSKMQGYSTDPRFPNNLFKGTYYIPQTGREYAVLPWYAGKITNLARGYQKIRNDSSSYTKIIVSTQDASKQSGIVSNSIDYIFTDPPYADKIQYGELNFIWEAWLGFDTHWHDEEIIVNEVRGKTEEDWAGMMRQAMGECYRVLKPGRCISLCYHDTSEGTWTLVQDIMAEAGFVVEKTDSALYIDTLQKSYNQLNADKVNKRDLVINFRKPKPGEAAEAILLTGDEDKTTFGEKVRRIVRDYLGAHPGSTKDRIYDEVVSRMVRKGQMEAHDFDELLRSAAEEVKTPVMKTLFEPEEPNLFGTHEIGRWYLKETELVLHDDAENAREEAAAEKIGAFLKDFLGKNPGDEGVHYSNLFEFYIYAVTDKPRRQLTDLLPDYFYTTEKGTWRLPASEEEERAKRDARARGLGRRVKRYLAQLAQGAVIPEQERPNDATLAEWIRHCKRAGLYEQGKLLFEKGGLNPDALSEETMVNVEEDYQVCARMLAREASEPKRRGRKTEE